The Mercurialis annua linkage group LG2, ddMerAnnu1.2, whole genome shotgun sequence genome contains a region encoding:
- the LOC126667436 gene encoding uncharacterized protein LOC126667436, giving the protein MMEKSKLVGLIGFVYLVCWSSIAEANNEYLKYKDPKQPLGVRIKDLMKRMSLAEKIGQMTQVERANITADIIQTNFIGSLLSGGGSVPGPQATPQQWVDMVNNFQKGALATRLGIPMIYGIDAVHGHNNVFNATIFPHNIGLGVTRDPNLVKRIGAATALEVRATGIPYAFAPCIAVCRDPRWGRCYESYSEDHSIVQMMTEIIPGLQGDLPPNATIGNPYVNGKDKVAACAKHFVGDGGTVKGIDENNTVTDMHNLFSVHMPAYYNSIIKGVSTIMASYSSINGVKMHANGKLISGFLKNTLNFKGFVISDWQGIDRITDPPHSNYTYSVLTSIMAGVDMVMVPYDYNEFINEVTTLVNLNAIPMSRIDDAVKRILRVKFSMGLFENPLSDYTFAHKVGCQEHREIAREAVRKSAVLLKNGKTATTPLLPLPKKAGKILVAGTHADNLGFQCGGWTIEWQGLTGNNLTAGTTILKGIQAAVDPTTQVVFSENPDANSVQSGDYSFAIVVVGEPPYAEFNGDNTNLTLPAPGPAIINNVCGAVKCVVVVLSGRPLVIEEYVPSMDALVAAWLPGTEGQGVADVLFGDFGFTGKLATTWFRRVDQLPMNVGDSTYDPLFPFGFGLLTNPIH; this is encoded by the exons ATGATGGAAAAGAGTAAGTTAGTGGGGTTGATAGGGTTTGTATATTTGGTTTGTTGGTCGAGTATAGCTGAGGCTAATAATGAATATCTAAAATACAAAGATCCAAAGCAACCACTTGGTGTTAGGATAAAGGATTTAATGAAGAGGATGAGTCTTGCTGAGAAAATTGGCCAAATGACCCAAGTTGAACGAGCTAATATCACTGCTGACATTATTCAGACCAACTTCATTG GGAGTTTGCTTAGTGGGGGAGGGAGTGTGCCTGGTCCTCAAGCTACCCCGCAGCAATGGGTGGATATGGTGAATAATTTTCAGAAAGGAGCTCTCGCAACTCGCCTCGGAATACCTATGATTTATGGAATTGATGCTGTTCATGGCCACAACAATGTTTTCAATGCCACCATTTTTCCTCATAATATTGGCCTTGGTGTAACTAG GGACCCTAATCTTGTGAAGAGGATCGGGGCCGCAACTGCACTTGAAGTTCGCGCTACAGGCATTCCGTATGCTTTCGCACCATGCATCGCGGTGTGTAGAGATCCACGATGGGGTCGGTGCTACGAAAGCTACAGTGAAGACCATTCCATCGTCCAAATGATGACTGAGATCATCCCTGGTTTACAAGGAGATCTTCCTCCCAATGCTACTATTGGAAATCCTTACGTCAACGGCAA AGACAAAGTGGCAGCTTGTGCGAAACATTTTGTTGGTGATGGAGGCACAGTGAAGGGAATTGATGAGAATAACACAGTCACCGATATGCATAATTTATTTAGTGTTCATATGCCTGCTTACTATAACTCAATTATCAAAGGCGTTTCAACTATCATGGCATCTTATTCCAGCATCAATGGAGTTAAAATGCATGCGAATGGCAAATTAATTTCTGGTTTCCTCAAGAACACATTAAATTTTAAG GGATTTGTGATCTCCGATTGGCAAGGAATAGACAGGATTACTGATCCACCACATTCAAACTATACTTACTCAGTTCTCACTTCGATCATGGCCGGTGTTGACATG GTAATGGTTCCATACGACTATAACGAGTTTATTAATGAAGTGACAACTCTTGTAAATCTTAACGCCATTCCAATGAGCCGCATTGATGATGCAGTCAAGAGAATTTTGAGAGTTAAATTCTCCATGGGTCTTTTTGAGAACCCTCTTTCAGATTATACCTTTGCTCATAAGGTTGGGTGTCAG GAGCATAGAGAGATAGCTAGAGAAGCCGTAAGGAAATCAGCTGTGCTACTGAAAAATGGGAAAACTGCAACTACCCCTTTGCTCCCCCTCCCAAAGAAAGCAGGCAAGATTCTCGTCGCCGGCACTCACGCCGACAACTTGGGCTTCCAGTGCGGTGGTTGGACAATCGAATGGCAAGGACTCACCGGAAACAATCTGACTGCAGGAACAACTATCCTGAAAGGCATTCAGGCAGCGGTTGATCCCACCACCCAAGTAGTATTCAGCGAGAATCCTGACGCTAACTCGGTACAATCAGGAGATTACTCATTCGCCATAGTGGTAGTTGGTGAACCTCCATACGCAGAATTTAACGGAGACAACACCAACCTTACTCTACCAGCACCCGGACCTGCGATCATAAACAATGTCTGCGGTGCAGTCAAGTGTGTCGTCGTCGTTCTTTCCGGAAGACCTCTTGTTATCGAGGAGTATGTTCCGTCCATGGATGCTCTCGTCGCGGCTTGGCTTCCTGGAACGGAAGGCCAGGGTGTTGCCGATGTTCTTTTTGGTGATTTTGGATTCACTGGCAAATTGGCTACCACATGGTTTAGGAGAGTTGATCAGCTTCCAATGAATGTTGGAGATTCCACGTATGATCCGCTGTTTCCTTTCGGATTTGGCCTTCTGACTAACCCTATTCACTGA
- the LOC126667435 gene encoding auxin response factor 19-like has product MKAPPASGGVGVATAAVAIPVTAPNPTASEGVNVEKKSINQELWQACAGPLVCLPAAGTHVIYFPQGHSEQVAASMKKDVDSQIPNYPNLPSKLLCLLHNVTLHADPETDEVYAQMTLQPVPSFDKDAILRSDLTLRSTKQQPEFFCKTLTASDTSTHGGFSVPRRAAEKIFPTLDFSMQPPAQEIVARDLHDNVWNFRHIYRGQPKRHLLTTGWSLFVSGKRLFAGDSVLFIRDEKQQLLLGIRHANRQPANLSSSVLSSDSMHIGILAAAAHAAANNSPFTVFYNPRASPSEFVIPLAKYYKAVCSNQISLGMRFRMMFETEESGTRRYMGTITGISDLDPLRWKNSQWRNLQVGWDESTAGERRNRVSIWDIEPVTAPFFICPPPFFRSKRPRQPGIPDDDSSDLDNLFRKTMPWLGDDYMKDPQSLPGLSLVQWMNMQQNPSLANSMQPNYMQSLSGSALQNLAGADLSRQIGVSAPQLPQPNNLQFSAQHLAQQAQLLDQLPKMPLSMNPLGSVIQSQQQLSDIYQQSTQNSVTPTIQSSQVQAHVLQPQTLVQNTNTIQQQSSLPSQHLSRNLSQNLQQHQNQQQHIFSQNQQPSVMHTQVHDQVNQHLQMSNNQIQHQLLQKLQQQQKSLLAQQSLQQSGQFMQLQDPQRQLLEASPSFSRTPPNQMPEMPQTTPSSLPQSNIIHHQMTKNSGQASACCSHLPQQPSIISEMAGHVGLSPSPAVNHLAALGSSSVLNVAAGVGLSGITEEVPCCSTSPSTNSFSNVAKQMISRANQNTIREDMNQSATALLSHSTLAPISCHANLVKGVQQKCDVKPSLNIAKNQNQGLFTPQSYLNSGAAQTDYVDTSSSTTSVCVSQNNNSSSYNQQSMLVRDTSQGGELPLDPTNNVPYGTNAGGQLGASLNSDHGLTKGIIGLGKDFSNDIPSGVMLSNCENLKDDQNELSSSIISQPFGVPDVAFNSIDSTINDSSFMNRSAWGAPPQLQRMRTYTKVYKRGAVGRSIDITRYSGYDELKQDLARRFGIEGQLEDRHRIGWKLVYVDHENDVLLVGDDPWEEFVNCVRCIKILSPQEVQQMSLDGDFGNSMLPRQACSSSDNGNA; this is encoded by the exons ATGAAAGCGCCACCGGCCAGCGGGGGTGTCGGAGTAGCCACGGCGGCCGTTGCAATTCCGGTTACAGCTCCCAATCCAACTGCTTCTGAAG GTGTCAATGTAGAGAAGAAGAGCATCAATCAAGAACTATGGCAAGCGTGTGCCGGTCCGCTTGTCTGTTTGCCGGCCGCCGGAACTCATGTCATCTATTTTCCTCAAGGTCATAGTGAACAG GTTGCAGCATCAATGAAGAAGGATGTAGATTCTCAAATCCCAAATTATCCTAATCTTCCATCAAAGTTATTATGTCTCCTTCACAATGTGACATTACAT GCGGACCCTGAAACAGATGAAGTATATGCTCAGATGACCCTCCAACCTGTTCCTTCT TTTGACAAAGATGCTATATTGAGATCAGATCTTACATTGAGGTCAACTAAACAACAGCCAGAATtcttttgtaaaactttaaCAGCAAGTGACACAAGCACTCATGGAGGCTTTTCTGTGCCTCGACGTGCAGCTGAGAAGATTTTCCCCACTCTT GATTTCTCCATGCAACCGCCTGCTCAAGAAATTGTAGCTAGGGATTTGCATGATAATGTCTGGAATTTCCGTCATATCTATCGTG GACAACCCAAGCGTCATTTGCTTACAACAGGGTGGAGCCTATTTGTCAGTGGAAAGAGGCTATTTGCGGGTGACTCTGTTTTATTTATTAG AGATGAAAAGCAACAGCTTCTCTTGGGCATCAGGCACGCCAATAGGCAGCCTGCTAATTTATCATCATCAGTGTTGTCAAGTGATAGTATGCATATTGGAATTCTAGCTGCGGCAGCACATGCAGCAGCAAATAATAGCCCTTTCACTGTGTTCTATAACCCAAG GGCTAGTCCGTCAGAATTTGTTATCCCTCTGGCGAAGTATTACAAGGCCGTGTGCAGCAATCAGATATCACTTGGCATGCGCTTTCGAATGATGTTTGAAACTGAAGAATCGGGAACAAGAAG GTACATGGGTACAATTACAGGCATAAGTGATCTTGATCCTTTAAGGTGGAAGAACTCTCAATGGAGAAATCTGCAG GTTGGATGGGATGAATCAACTGCTGGAGAAAGACGCAATCGAGTCTCAATCTGGGATATTGAACCAGTAACAGCTCCATTTTTCATATGTCCTCCTCCATTCTTTAGATCCAAGCGTCCGCGGCAGCCTGGAATTCCAG ATGATGACTCGTCTGATTTAGATAACTTATTTAGAAAGACTATGCCGTGGCTTGGTGATGATTACATGAAGGATCCTCAGTCTCTCCCTGGCCTGAGCTTAGTCCAGTGGATGAACATGCAACAAAACCCTTCCCTTGCTAACTCAATGCAGCCCAATTACATGCAGTCCCTGTCAGGATCTGCTCTGCAGAACTTAGCTGGGGCTGATCTTTCCCGTCAAATAGGAGTTTCAGCTCCCCAATTACCTCAGCCAAACAATTTGCAATTTAGTGCCCAGCATCTGGCTCAGCAAGCGCAGCTACTTGATCAGCTTCCGAAAATGCCATTGTCAATGAACCCACTAGGTTCCGTCATACAGTCCCAACAACAATTGAGTGATATCTATCAACAATCAACACAAAATTCGGTAACACCAACTATACAGTCAAGTCAAGTTCAAGCTCACGTTCTGCAGCCTCAGACTCTAGTCCAAAATACTAATACAATTCAGCAACAATCATCTCTTCCAAGCCAGCATCTTTCTAGAAACCTCTCTCAGAACCTGCAGCAGCATCAGAATCAACAGCAGCATATTTTCAGTCAGAACCAACAGCCAAGTGTAATGCATACCCAGGTGCATGATCAAGTAAACCAACATTTGCAAATGTCCAACAATCAGATTCAGCACCAACTGTTGCAGAAGCTTCAGCAGCAACAGAAATCACTTCTAGCTCAGCAGTCACTACAACAATCTGGTCAATTTATGCAGCTTCAGGATCCACAAAGGCAACTGTTAGAGGCATCTCCAAGCTTCTCAAGGACTCCTCCAAATCAAATGCCAGAAATGCCTCAAACAACACCAAGCTCACTTCCTCAATCGAATATTATTCATCATCAGATGACAAAGAATAGTGGCCAGGCTAGTGCTTGCTGCTCTCATTTGCCTCAGCAGCCTAGCATAATATCTGAAATGGCTGGACATGTGGGACTTTCTCCAAGCCCAGCTGTTAATCATCTCGCTGCACTTGGTAGTAGTAGTGTATTAAATGTAGCTGCAGGAGTAGGCTTATCTGGGATTACTGAGGAGGTTCCATGTTGTTCAACTTCACCTTCCACAAACAGTTTTAGTAATGTGGCTAAACAAATGATTAGTAGGGCAAATCAAAACACCATAAGGGAAGACATGAATCAGTCTGCTACAGCACTCTTAAGTCATAGTACCTTAGCACCGATCTCATGTCATGCTAACTTGGTTAAAGGGGTGCAACAGAAATGTGATGTCAAGCCCTCATTGAATATTGCTAAGAATCAAAACCAAGGACTCTTTACCCCACAATCATATTTAAATAGTGGTGCTGCTCAGACAGATTATGTGGACACTTCTTCTTCTACAACTTCAGTTTGTGTTTCTCAAAATAATAACTCGTCATCCTATAATCAGCAATCAATGCTCGTGAGAGACACTAGCCAGGGTGGGGAACTCCCATTAGATCCCACAAACAATGTTCCATATGGAACTAATGCTGGTGGCCAACTAGGGGCGTCTTTGAATTCTGATCATGGGTTGACAAAAGGCATTATAGGTTTGGGCAAGGATTTTTCAAATGATATCCCCTCGGGGGTTATGCTTTCTAACTGTGAAAACTTAAAAGATGATCAGAACGAGCTTTCATCTTCAATTATTTCACAGCCATTTGGTGTTCCTGATGTAGCATTCAATTCAATTGACTCAACAATCAACGATAGCAGCTTCATGAACAGAAGTGCTTGGGGTGCTCCTCCTCAGTTACAGCGTATGAGGACATATACAAAG GTGTACAAACGTGGAGCAGTTGGACGGTCAATTGACATAACACGTTATTCTGGATATGATGAGCTTAAGCAAGATTTGGCTCGGAGGTTCGGTATAGAGGGACAGTTGGAAGACCGACATAGAATAGGCTGGAAACTTGTTTACGTGGATCATGAAAATGACGTTCTTTTAGTGGGCGATGACCCTTGGGA AGAATTTGTGAACTGTGTCCGCTGTATCAAGATCTTGTCCCCTCAAGAAGTCCAACAAATGAGCTTAGATGGAGATTTCGGGAACTCTATGCTTCCGAGACAGGCTTGTAGCAGCTCCGATAATGGCAATGCATGA
- the LOC126669586 gene encoding aspartate--tRNA ligase 2, cytoplasmic-like: MEQPTESTEPQKSKKAAKKEAAKQEKERRRSEKEAADLAAAAASSLTMEEQEDSLSGNYGNVPLSDLQSKSEANLNEWTRVGDLTEEFKDKEVSIRGRAQTMRPVSKKMAFVVVREDGFTVQCVLTVQPGLVSPQMVKFAAGLNRESIIEVSGVVSLPNAPIKGTTQQVEVQVRKIYCISKATPTLPVNIEDASRSEKEIEEALQKGEQLVRVNQDTRLNYRVLDIRTPANRAIFYIQSQVSNIFRQFLLGEKFVEIHTPKLMAGSSEGGAAVFRLEYKGQPACLAQSPQLHKQMAICGDFKRVFEVGHVYRAEDSYTHRHLCEFVGLDVEMEIIRNYSEVMDVVDKLFVSMFDHLNENCKSELDAICKQYPFEPLKYLRNTLRLRFDEGIQMLKEAGVEVDPYGDLNTENERKLGQLVLEKFGTEFYILYRYPLAVRPFYTMPSFDDVKYSNSFDVFIRGEEIISGAQRVHDVELLEERAKACGIDVSTISTYIDAFRFGAPPHGGFGVGLERVIMLFCNLNNIRKTSLFPRDPMRLAP; the protein is encoded by the exons ATGGAACAACCAACTGAATCAACAGAGCCCCAGAAAAGCAAAAAAGCCGCAAAGAAAGAAGCCGCCAAGCAAGAGAAAGAACGCCGCCGTAGCGAGAAAGAAGCAGCAGATTTAGCCGCCGCAGCTGCCTCCTCTCTCACAATGGAGGAACAAGAAGATTCCTTATCAGGAAATTACGGGAATGTCCCTCTATCCGATCTTCAATCAAAATCTGAAGCGAATCTCAACGAGTGGACTCGCGTCGGTGACCTGACGGAGGAATTCAAAGACAAGGAAGTGTCGATTAGAGGAAGAGCACAGACTATGCGGCCGGTTAGTAAGAAAATGGCGTTCGTTGTTGTTAGAGAAGACGGGTTTACGGTTCAATGTGTGCTTACAGTCCAGCCTGGTTTGGTTAGCCCGCAGATGGTTAAGTTTGCTGCTGGGTTGAACCGTGAGTCGATTATCGAGGTTTCGGGTGTGGTTTCTTTGCCTAATGCACCTATTAAAGGAACAACTCAGCAG GTTGAGGTTCAAGTGAGAAAGATTTATTGCATAAGCAAAGCTACACCAACTCTACCTGTTAATATCGAGGATGCGTCTAGAAGTGAGAAAGAAATCGAGGAGGCTTTGCAG AAAGGAGAACAGCTTGTTCGTGTTAATCAAGATACTCGCTTGAATTATAGAGTTCTGGACATACGCACGCCTGCTAACAGAGCAATTTTCTATATTCAGAGTCAAGTTTCCAAT ATATTTAGGCAATTCTTATTAGGAGAAAAATTTGTTGAAATCCACACCCCAAAACTGATGGCAGGCTCTAGTGAAGGTGGCGCTGCTGTATTTAGGCTAGAATACAAAGGCCAGCCGGCATGCTTGGCTCAATCACCTCAGCTTCACAAACAAATGGCAATTTGTGGTGATTTTAAGCGTGTTTTTGAGGTCGGTCATGTTTATAGAGCAGAAGATTCTTACACACACAGGCATTTGTGTGAGTTTGTAGGTCTTGATGTTGAAATGGAGATCATAAGAAATTATTCCGAG GTTATGGATGTTGTTGATAAGTTATTTGTCTCAATGTTTGACCACTTGAATGAGAACTGCAAATCGGAACTTGATGCTATTTGTAAGCAATATCCATTTGAACCTCTAaag TACTTGCGAAACACTCTACGCCTACGATTTGATGAAGGGATTCAAATGCTCAAG GAAGCAGGAGTGGAAGTTGATCCATATGGAGACTTGAATACAGAAAATGAGAGAAAATTGGGGCAGTTAGTTCTAGAGAA GTTTGGGACTGAGTTTTATATTCTTTATCGCTATCCTTTAGCGGTTAGGCCATTCTACACTATGCCATCTTTTGATGATGTGAAGTACAGCAACTCATTTGATGTCTTTATTCGAG GAGAAGAAATTATATCTGGAGCTCAGCGTGTACATGATGTAGAATTGTTGGAGGAACGTGCAAAGGCATGCGGAATTGATGTCTCCACAATATCAACATACATTGATGCTTTCAG ATTTGGTGCGCCTCCACATGGTGGATTCGGTGTGGGATTGGAGCGTGTGATAATGTTATTCTGTAATCTGAATAACATTCGCAAGACGTCCCTGTTCCCTCGTGACCCAATGAGGCTTGCACCATGA